GATGTTGACGAGTTGTGAGGTGCCCCGCCTTCTTCGTGGACTTTGCCACCTTATCCCGGATTTCCAAGGATTTTTCGGAGCTTACCATGTCTTCCGGAAGCAGAATCCCTTTGGAGGAATAGCAGGTCCTTGCCGATGCGATCGCCAGGTTAAACGGTTCTTTGGTGGAATCTAAAAGTTGAATAATCGGTTTTTGACTTTGCATAGCATTCGATAGGGAGGATTTCCCGGAAACGCTAGGATGGAAAATCATTCATTTGGGGAAAGGATTTTCCGACATAATCTTCTTCTTATGTCGCTTTAACGTCTGAAAACCGGAGGAATCGGAAACTCGATCTTTAGTGATTCGAACTACTTGCTGTCAATTTTGCAGATTTATTGCTTAATTATTCTTCGTTTTAGAAGATTTCTTTGTCTTTTTGGGTGGCTGTTCTTCCTCATCGGAGTTATCTATTTCGGAATGATTTTCCCAAGAGTGGGGTTCGATCGGAATCGAAACGTGGTTTTTATGATGAGTCTTTTGAAACTCCGCTTCCAATCTTTTTTTATCCAGGGCCTTCCGTTCTTCCCGGTGTTGATAAACGTTTAACAAATATTCCATTACGATCGGAAGCAACACGCGAGAAAGTACGGTAGCGACGATGATTCCGAAAATTACTACGGTCGCTAAAGGCCTTTGGACTTCGGCTCCGGCCATAGTCGACATGGCCATCGGGAGAAAACCGACGGCAGCGATTATTTCCGTAGTCATTACGGGTCTGAGAGAGTTGACCCCGGCGGTGATTACGGCGACTCCAATCCGTAATCCCTTAGCCAATTCTTCGCGTAACGTCGAGGCATAAACGACTCCATTCAATACTGCGATACCGCTCACAGCTATAAAACCGACACCCGCAGGAATACTAAAGGGGAGTCCTCGTACCACCAGGCCGATAATTCCCCCGGAAATCGCCAAAGGCACTACGATAAAGACACCTAACGCATAGTAGACGTTGCCGAAGGCTGCCATGAGCATGAAAAAAATAATTGCGAGCGCTATCGGAACGACGAATAAAAGTCGATTTTTGGCTCGAGTAAAATTTTCAAATTGTCCTCCCCAATCCGTTCTATAGCCGTCCGGTAAAGTCTGCTCGAGTTCCGCCGTAGCTTTTTGGGCTTCGTTTACGAAACCTACTAGATCCCTTCCGCGAACGTTAGCTTCTACCATGATCCGACGTTTCAACGCTTCTCTATAAATGGCTGCAGGTCCTTCTTCGAATTGTATGGTCGCTACTTGTCCGAGCGGGATCGTTATTCCTCCGGAAGTCATGACGGGGATATTTTCCACCTCGCTTAAATCGGATACGTCGAGTTGGAGACGGACGACTAGGTCAAAGCGTTTAAAGCCTTCAAAAACCTTTCCGGCCGTTCGCCCTATTCTCAAGGCTTCCACGGTCGTCAGGATTTCCTCCGCTTCGACCCCATACCTCGCCATTTTTTGCCGATCCGCCTTGATTTCGATTAACGGAAGTCCTAAAACCCGTTGAACTCGGAGATCCGCCGCACCCGGAACTTTTTTAATTTTCTCGGCGAATTTGGCCGCAGTATCTTTTAGCACCTGCAAATCGTCGCCGTAGATTTTAACGACGACGTCCGCTTTGGATCCGGACAACAAGGCATTTACCCTATTTTCGATCGGCTGGGAAAGTGCGATCGTAGTGGACGGAACGGAGTCTAGGATCGCGTCTTTCATTTTATCCATCAACTCTTCGCGAGAAGAAGCGTCGGTCCATTCCTTAACGGGACGAAGTTTTACCATCGCTTCCCCTTCTTCCGTTCCGACAGGTTCGGCGGCGGATTCTCCTCTTCCCATTCTCGAGACTACGCTTACTACTTCCGGAAACTTTCCGATCACTTTCTCCAGTTCCGTGTTCGTTTCCCTGGAGTAGTTCAACGATGTGGAAGGAAGTCGTTTAATATCGATTGCGAATTCACCTTCGTCGATTCTGGGTAAGAATTCCGAGCCGAGGGTCGAACCTAAAAGTAAGGAAAGGGCGAATATTCCCACGCCTGCACGAAGAAATAAACTTTTGTTTTTCATTCCGAAATCCAAAAGTTCGAGATATTTGCCGGTGATTTTATCCCAGTATTTGCTGTGATGAAACACCGGTTCCCGAAAGATAATGCTGGCCGCGGCCGGAAACGTGGTTAGGGTGAATACGAGAGCCACCGCTAAGGAAATCGCGACGGTCATCGCCATCGGTTGAAACATTCTTCCCTCCACACCTTCCAAAGTCATCAGAGGGAGATATACGAGCAGGATGATGGCCACCGAAAACGTGGCGGCTCTCGCTACTCTTACGCAGGCTTCGGTTATAATTTGCTCGGCGGCAAGATCCTGATCTTCCTGAGTGTTTTGTAATTCGTAAAACGCTTTTCGGAAAATGAATCCGTGGAGTATAGATTCGAGCATGACGATGGCACCGTCCACGAGAAGGCCGAAATCCAAGGCTCCCAAGGACATCAAGTTTCCTACAATTCCGAACATTCTCATAAAGATAGTAGCCACTAGCATCGGAATCGGTATGGCTAGGCTGACTAGTAACGCGCCTTTAACGGTTCCCATTGCTAGAATCAATATGAAAATAACTAAGATTCCTGCTTCGGCTAGGTTTGTGAAAATCGTTCCGAGGGTTCTGCCGATAAATTCGGATCGATCATAAAAGGTTATGATTTGCATCCCGGCAGGAAGTCTGGTTTTTAATTGCTCGATTCTTTCCTTGACTCTCTTTACGACCTCCAGAGAGTTTTGCCCCATGAGCATCATTGCCGTCGCTCCGACAACCTCTCCTTTACCGTCCTTTGTAATCAACCCGAAGCGCAGGGCTCGTCCGGTTTCCACCTCCGCGATTTGACCTAGTAAGAGTGGAACTCCATCTCTCTCGGTTTTTACCGCGACATTACGAATCTCCTCCACGGTTTTAAACTGGCTTTCCCCTCTGATAACGATCTGCTCCGCTCCTTTGGATATATACCCGCCTCCGGTATTCTGATTAGCGGATTCCAATTTCTCGCAAAGCTGAGAGAGCGTGATATTATGGACTGCGAGTCTATGAGGATCGATTTTGATTTGGTACTGCTTCGCATTCCCCCCGATGATATTTACGTCGATAATCCCTTCGACGGATTTAATTTCCCGCGCGAGTTCCCAATCCATATAGGTTCTGAGTTCTTCGGGAGTATGACGATCGCTTGTTAAAACGAACTCGTAAATGTCTCCTAGTCCCGTCGCGATCGGAGAGAGTTCGGGAGATCCGTATCCTTTCGGGATAACGCTTTCCACTGCCCGAAGTCGTTCATTAATGAGTTGTCTCGCTAGATAAATATCCGTTCCATCTTTAAAGATTGCGGTAACGCTGCTGACTCCTGTGCGAGAAATGGAACGGATTTCCGTTACGTTCGGGACTCCTGTCAGTTCCATTTCAATCGGATACGTGATGAACTGCTCTACTTCTATGGGCGATAAGCCCGGAGATTGAGTTACCACCGAAACTTGCACGTTGGTGATATCCGGAATAGCGTCTATCGAGAGTTGGTACGCATTAAATAAGCCGATTGCCGTGACAATTCCGGTTAAAACTAGAATTAGAATTCGGTTCTTGATGGAAAATCGTATTAATTTTTCGATCATAATCGGTTCCGGGAAAGAATACGAACAGCTTCAAATTTTGAGAATCACTGTCGATAGGTTTTTCGTAAAAAGAACTCGGGAGCGGATGAACGGTTCATTAGTTTTTGAGTAAGAGAAGAATCTTCATCCCTTTTTCCTCGGATTGTTTTTGGAGAGAAAATCCCGACCGAATCAACATTCGCAATAAATGATCCAGGGGTAGGATCAATTTATAATAAGAACTATGACTGAAATCCCATCGCTGTCCGTCCCACCGATGAAAAAGATCGGTCACCAGCACTTTCTTTTCCTCGAATGAAAGCACGCAGGAAAAA
The Leptospira inadai serovar Lyme str. 10 genome window above contains:
- a CDS encoding efflux RND transporter permease subunit, with the translated sequence MIEKLIRFSIKNRILILVLTGIVTAIGLFNAYQLSIDAIPDITNVQVSVVTQSPGLSPIEVEQFITYPIEMELTGVPNVTEIRSISRTGVSSVTAIFKDGTDIYLARQLINERLRAVESVIPKGYGSPELSPIATGLGDIYEFVLTSDRHTPEELRTYMDWELAREIKSVEGIIDVNIIGGNAKQYQIKIDPHRLAVHNITLSQLCEKLESANQNTGGGYISKGAEQIVIRGESQFKTVEEIRNVAVKTERDGVPLLLGQIAEVETGRALRFGLITKDGKGEVVGATAMMLMGQNSLEVVKRVKERIEQLKTRLPAGMQIITFYDRSEFIGRTLGTIFTNLAEAGILVIFILILAMGTVKGALLVSLAIPIPMLVATIFMRMFGIVGNLMSLGALDFGLLVDGAIVMLESILHGFIFRKAFYELQNTQEDQDLAAEQIITEACVRVARAATFSVAIILLVYLPLMTLEGVEGRMFQPMAMTVAISLAVALVFTLTTFPAAASIIFREPVFHHSKYWDKITGKYLELLDFGMKNKSLFLRAGVGIFALSLLLGSTLGSEFLPRIDEGEFAIDIKRLPSTSLNYSRETNTELEKVIGKFPEVVSVVSRMGRGESAAEPVGTEEGEAMVKLRPVKEWTDASSREELMDKMKDAILDSVPSTTIALSQPIENRVNALLSGSKADVVVKIYGDDLQVLKDTAAKFAEKIKKVPGAADLRVQRVLGLPLIEIKADRQKMARYGVEAEEILTTVEALRIGRTAGKVFEGFKRFDLVVRLQLDVSDLSEVENIPVMTSGGITIPLGQVATIQFEEGPAAIYREALKRRIMVEANVRGRDLVGFVNEAQKATAELEQTLPDGYRTDWGGQFENFTRAKNRLLFVVPIALAIIFFMLMAAFGNVYYALGVFIVVPLAISGGIIGLVVRGLPFSIPAGVGFIAVSGIAVLNGVVYASTLREELAKGLRIGVAVITAGVNSLRPVMTTEIIAAVGFLPMAMSTMAGAEVQRPLATVVIFGIIVATVLSRVLLPIVMEYLLNVYQHREERKALDKKRLEAEFQKTHHKNHVSIPIEPHSWENHSEIDNSDEEEQPPKKTKKSSKTKNN